The following are from one region of the Advenella mimigardefordensis DPN7 genome:
- a CDS encoding aconitase family protein: MNESPIAPLAFERFLYLADDPQVIEACLQPGAVLPGVSEDIRLRDDISTDEITPVAIMSHYDEKLGEFAYTGVLAGGRTPIARRAVKEAGIQVVVAGNRYGKGSSREHSPAAEKHAGVRLIFARSFERIYRQNADNIGLLTSTDFTLLAQLLAGQSITLEQILQERDELTQAIVRSGGLLNYGKRYLARSRPQAAAAGDKPQTLFEKIIARHVLRTEQTGTDLTPGTGIFLRADWRFIHEYYTGMAAHMLYQSYTAPLQLFDTEKVIAFEDHTSYIHESPAHLRQGLVPNMLRMCQAHRDFVKATGLRWHRTLTEDEARRDDGSNVAGISHAMMAEHYALPGQVVVGTDSHTPHSGALGCVAFGVGTTDMANAFMTGAVRITMPPGILVRLQGTLPAGVAAKDIVLHLLALPQIREGKGVGRVFEFTGAVIDNLSVDERATLTNMCAELGGFTGIVAPDIRTVQFLQERRGVAFELADWMRSDPGATYEQEMTVDCSTLDVLVAAPGDPGNGRPVGSLGETVAIDIAYGGSCTAGKREDFDQYHAVLAWGLQQGLHVAPHVQLYLQYGTTAVRDYCVQKGYDQVFERMGAHILQPSCGACANCGPGSSTDAGQTTISAINRNFPGRSGPGNVWLGSPATVMASALAGHICSFSQLQEQAATGQQPV; encoded by the coding sequence ATGAATGAGTCCCCGATTGCCCCTCTTGCTTTTGAGCGCTTTCTGTATCTTGCCGACGATCCGCAAGTGATAGAAGCCTGTCTGCAGCCGGGTGCTGTGCTGCCAGGTGTATCCGAAGACATTCGGTTACGGGACGACATTTCTACCGATGAAATTACGCCGGTCGCAATCATGTCTCACTATGACGAGAAGCTGGGCGAGTTTGCCTATACCGGGGTATTGGCGGGTGGTCGTACGCCCATTGCCAGGCGTGCAGTCAAGGAGGCCGGCATTCAGGTGGTCGTGGCCGGCAACCGTTATGGCAAGGGTTCTTCGCGTGAGCACAGTCCGGCGGCCGAAAAGCATGCCGGTGTACGTCTGATCTTTGCGCGCAGCTTCGAGCGGATCTATCGGCAAAATGCGGACAATATCGGCTTGCTCACCTCTACTGATTTTACGTTGCTGGCGCAGTTGCTTGCGGGGCAAAGCATCACGCTTGAGCAGATATTGCAGGAGCGCGATGAGCTGACTCAGGCCATTGTGCGCAGTGGCGGGCTGCTCAATTATGGCAAGCGTTATCTTGCCAGAAGTCGCCCGCAGGCCGCAGCCGCAGGCGATAAACCACAAACGCTATTTGAAAAAATTATTGCCAGGCACGTATTGCGTACGGAACAGACCGGCACCGATCTGACGCCGGGTACGGGTATTTTTCTGCGTGCAGACTGGCGCTTCATCCACGAGTATTACACCGGTATGGCGGCCCATATGCTGTACCAGAGTTATACCGCGCCGCTGCAATTGTTTGACACTGAAAAAGTCATCGCCTTTGAGGACCACACTTCCTATATACACGAGAGTCCTGCGCACTTGCGTCAGGGGCTGGTGCCGAATATGCTGCGCATGTGCCAGGCGCATCGCGATTTTGTGAAGGCCACCGGCCTGCGCTGGCACCGTACACTGACAGAGGATGAAGCCCGGCGGGACGATGGCAGCAATGTTGCCGGTATTTCACATGCCATGATGGCTGAGCATTACGCGCTTCCCGGGCAGGTGGTGGTTGGAACCGATTCGCATACCCCCCATAGCGGTGCCCTGGGCTGTGTTGCCTTCGGGGTGGGTACCACCGATATGGCCAATGCGTTTATGACCGGGGCCGTCCGTATCACCATGCCGCCCGGGATTCTGGTGCGGCTGCAGGGTACCTTACCGGCAGGGGTAGCGGCCAAGGATATTGTTCTGCATCTGCTGGCGCTGCCGCAAATCCGTGAAGGCAAAGGTGTGGGCCGGGTGTTTGAATTCACCGGCGCAGTTATCGACAATCTGTCTGTCGATGAACGCGCCACATTGACCAATATGTGTGCGGAGCTCGGCGGCTTTACCGGTATTGTGGCGCCGGATATTCGCACGGTACAGTTTCTGCAGGAGCGACGGGGCGTCGCATTTGAACTGGCCGACTGGATGCGCAGCGATCCGGGGGCGACCTATGAACAGGAAATGACGGTTGACTGTTCAACGCTCGACGTCCTGGTGGCCGCTCCCGGTGACCCGGGCAACGGACGACCCGTGGGGTCATTGGGTGAAACCGTGGCAATTGATATTGCCTATGGTGGCTCCTGTACGGCAGGCAAACGTGAAGACTTTGATCAGTATCACGCTGTTCTGGCCTGGGGGCTGCAGCAGGGCCTGCATGTTGCGCCACATGTGCAATTGTACTTGCAGTATGGCACCACAGCCGTCCGCGATTATTGTGTGCAAAAGGGCTATGATCAGGTTTTCGAGCGTATGGGCGCACATATATTGCAACCGTCATGCGGAGCCTGCGCCAATTGCGGCCCTGGTTCGTCAACGGACGCCGGCCAGACCACAATCAGCGCGATCAACCGGAATTTCCCCGGGCGCTCGGGCCCCGGCAACGTATGGCTGGGTAGCCCTGCCACGGTCATGGCCAGTGCGCTGGCAGGTCACATCTGTTCGTTCTCGCAGCTACAAGAGCAGGCAGCGACCGGGCAGCAGCCGGTTTAG
- a CDS encoding ANTAR domain-containing response regulator: MLSVMLIHDEQNDDLRGKLQAAGIHVVAEISPLADFAAALAGIKPDVVLVSSDASCRDTLEGLCMRSDDSALPVVMFTNDNDRSFMQASIRAGVAAYVVGDVPSARLLSLLDVAIERFALERSRRLELNDTRQRLAERQDVEKAKGILMKTHGVDEDEAYRMLRKKAMQTQRRIGQIAAALIEAHTFL; this comes from the coding sequence ATGCTGAGTGTGATGTTGATCCATGATGAGCAGAACGATGACCTGCGTGGCAAACTGCAGGCAGCCGGCATTCACGTCGTGGCCGAAATATCGCCGCTGGCCGATTTTGCGGCGGCATTGGCCGGCATCAAACCCGATGTCGTGCTGGTCAGTTCAGATGCGTCCTGTCGCGATACGCTGGAAGGGCTCTGCATGCGCTCGGATGACAGTGCGTTGCCGGTCGTCATGTTTACCAATGACAATGACCGCAGCTTCATGCAGGCATCAATCAGGGCAGGCGTTGCCGCCTATGTAGTGGGCGATGTCCCTTCGGCCCGGCTACTCTCGTTACTGGACGTGGCCATAGAACGCTTTGCGCTGGAGCGCTCGCGCCGTCTGGAACTCAATGACACCCGGCAACGGCTGGCCGAACGCCAGGACGTGGAAAAAGCCAAGGGCATTCTGATGAAAACGCATGGCGTGGACGAAGACGAGGCCTATCGAATGCTGCGCAAAAAGGCCATGCAAACCCAGCGCCGGATCGGCCAGATCGCCGCCGCCCTGATTGAAGCACATACGTTTCTGTAA
- a CDS encoding CmpA/NrtA family ABC transporter substrate-binding protein produces the protein MLSVARSAAGIGALGLADPFLRTGAWAAGSDAPEKTEVKIGFIPLTDCASVIMAAELGIDKKYGVKIIPSKEASWAAVRDKLINGNLDFAHALYGMIYGLQVGVGGPQTDMAVLMGLNQNGQGITLAKALHERGVTDGASLKKTMATLDRQLTFAQTFPTSTHAMWLYYWLAAHDIHPFNDVRVITVPPPQMVANMMIGNMDGYCVGEPWNARAVIDQIGFTAITTQEIWQDHPEKVLGTTAKFADQYPNTARAVTAAILEAGRWIDSSAANIEKTAKVIAAKSYVNTQADVITGRMLGKYDNGIGKVTDSAHPMRFYGDGAATFPYLSDGMWFLTQQKRWGLLQSHPDYQAVARKVNRIDIYKTAAQASGTPLPTSESRSSTLMDGVLWNGSDPAAYADGFAVHV, from the coding sequence ATGCTGTCGGTAGCGCGCTCGGCAGCAGGCATTGGCGCACTGGGTCTGGCAGATCCCTTTTTGCGTACCGGTGCCTGGGCAGCAGGCTCGGACGCACCCGAAAAAACCGAAGTCAAGATCGGCTTTATTCCCCTGACCGACTGTGCGTCAGTCATCATGGCGGCCGAACTGGGTATCGACAAAAAATACGGAGTAAAGATTATTCCGAGCAAGGAAGCGTCCTGGGCTGCCGTGCGCGATAAGCTAATCAACGGCAATCTGGACTTTGCTCATGCCCTGTACGGCATGATATATGGCCTGCAGGTGGGCGTTGGTGGTCCGCAAACCGACATGGCCGTGCTCATGGGGCTCAACCAGAACGGGCAGGGGATTACGCTGGCCAAAGCATTGCACGAGCGCGGCGTAACAGACGGCGCGTCGCTCAAGAAAACCATGGCCACGCTGGACCGGCAACTGACCTTCGCGCAAACCTTTCCCACCAGCACGCATGCCATGTGGCTTTACTACTGGCTGGCGGCGCATGATATTCATCCGTTCAACGATGTCCGTGTCATCACCGTACCGCCGCCGCAAATGGTGGCCAATATGATGATTGGCAATATGGATGGGTACTGTGTGGGCGAGCCGTGGAACGCGCGGGCGGTGATCGATCAGATCGGCTTCACTGCCATCACCACGCAGGAAATCTGGCAGGACCATCCGGAGAAGGTACTGGGCACCACAGCCAAATTTGCGGATCAGTATCCGAACACTGCAAGGGCCGTGACGGCAGCGATTCTGGAAGCCGGCAGGTGGATCGACAGCTCTGCCGCCAATATCGAGAAAACGGCCAAGGTGATTGCGGCCAAGTCTTATGTCAATACGCAGGCCGATGTGATTACCGGCCGCATGCTGGGCAAGTACGACAACGGTATTGGCAAGGTCACAGACAGTGCGCACCCCATGCGCTTTTACGGCGACGGGGCGGCAACCTTCCCTTATCTGAGCGACGGCATGTGGTTCCTGACCCAGCAAAAGCGCTGGGGCCTGCTCCAATCGCATCCTGACTATCAGGCGGTTGCCAGGAAAGTCAATCGTATCGACATCTATAAGACCGCCGCTCAGGCCAGTGGTACACCTTTGCCGACCAGCGAAAGCCGGTCTTCGACGCTGATGGATGGCGTCCTTTGGAATGGCAGCGACCCGGCGGCGTATGCCGACGGCTTTGCCGTTCATGTATAA
- the ntrB gene encoding nitrate ABC transporter permease: MVVVVIWEMIAGKIAGIPTPLATLQSAVTLFQDPFYRNGPNDVGIGWNVLASLWRVGVGFGLAALIGIPAGFIIGRYAPIRKMAAPVISLLRPVSPLAWLPLGLLIFKAAEPAAIWAIFICSIWPMIINTADGVARVPADYLNIARVLNLSERKVLTSILLPSVLPYVLTGVRLSIGTAWLVIVAAEMLTGGTGIGFWLWDEWNNLNVQHIIIAIFIIGLVGLLLDFALLSLAKRFAFAEE, translated from the coding sequence ATGGTCGTTGTCGTGATCTGGGAAATGATTGCTGGAAAAATTGCCGGTATTCCCACGCCGCTGGCGACCTTGCAGTCGGCAGTCACCCTGTTTCAGGATCCCTTTTACCGCAACGGTCCGAACGATGTGGGCATTGGCTGGAACGTACTGGCTTCACTGTGGCGTGTCGGCGTCGGCTTTGGTCTGGCGGCGCTGATTGGCATTCCGGCCGGTTTCATCATCGGTCGCTATGCACCGATACGCAAGATGGCCGCGCCGGTAATCAGTCTGTTGCGTCCTGTCTCTCCACTGGCCTGGCTGCCACTGGGCCTGCTAATCTTCAAGGCCGCCGAGCCCGCTGCCATCTGGGCCATATTCATCTGTTCCATCTGGCCGATGATTATCAATACGGCAGACGGTGTGGCGCGGGTACCTGCGGACTATCTGAACATTGCGCGGGTACTGAATCTGTCTGAGCGCAAAGTGCTGACCAGTATTTTGCTGCCGTCGGTGCTGCCTTATGTGCTGACGGGCGTACGCCTGTCTATTGGTACTGCCTGGCTGGTGATCGTGGCCGCAGAGATGCTGACCGGCGGTACGGGTATCGGTTTCTGGTTGTGGGATGAATGGAACAACCTGAATGTGCAGCACATCATTATTGCCATTTTCATTATCGGTCTGGTCGGTCTGCTGCTTGACTTTGCCCTGCTGTCACTGGCCAAACGCTTTGCCTTTGCCGAGGAGTAA